The DNA window ATATTTTTCATTGCTGTTTAAATCATTCATTGTAATAGTTAATGGAAGCATTTTTAAAAAATCTCTTGCCGTGTCATTATCATACAATATTAACTTGTATTCTTTGTTGTTTATTYTTAAATTAACATAATTATTTAAAGTGTTCATCATAGCAGAACTATCTC is part of the Brachyspira sp. SAP_772 genome and encodes:
- a CDS encoding cyclophilin-like fold protein, encoding MKILLSFLIFIMTACNSIYGDSSAMMNTLNNYVNLXINNKEYKLILYDNDTARDFLKMLPLTITMNDLNSNEKY